One Mugil cephalus isolate CIBA_MC_2020 chromosome 10, CIBA_Mcephalus_1.1, whole genome shotgun sequence genomic window carries:
- the malt3 gene encoding mucosa-associated lymphoid tissue lymphoma translocation protein 1, with translation MTGSRPKPCQIMISEIVIVRHPVCVCVPVNHKVTLRVRAEGTGILSYQWFSEDENEVPGATQADLTIRAQKSQLYVCRVNDQFFNCVFSEWVKVKVLDIDKSGLPVHWQGEPHIAINPKPQTVRQGTKLALRCAAFGIPAPHYQWYRNGQPLLNQTSDTLQIDCATAEHGGSYLCSVSNVLAERWSEPVDVDVVQNDQLPLAAPTATDKVALLIGNLNYSNHPGLMAPVMDVHKLANLLQHLHFRVVSLLDLTREEMLAAIEKFVQLLDKGVYGLFYYAGHGYEHAGRNYLVPVEAPQPYRTENCVCVQRIMLSMQEKQTALSVILLDTCRKWYNQSCIPSAIMPLGPSGNTVYGYATCEDAEAFEVQDGGKSTGIFTKYLNMHILESEKVTHVLEKVSEDLGRDPLVTGKQAVEIKHTLKEPRSLADKVRTTGHTKELHLRDVCWRQANDLPRKKRLMFLCGVEVELSFSALFSNVLVAFATVKTTGPHTQDCTVILSSLPALEDIFSRPDRSEEMDSLHLQNVDNPDCILRLCSLQKLKESLVIKVDLHYTHTDSKLRLTESQQVDIGTPLVASCKLYRRNRAVKDKKEEGACAQSMGKISRSKPLLQQAVAGPCRPFTRKAVCAAKTATTRSNEPEENDETELQDFALWH, from the exons ATGACCGGATCTCGTCCCAAGCCCTGTCAAATAATGATCAGCG AAATTGTCATAGTGCGCCAtcccgtctgtgtgtgtgtacctgtgaaCCATAAGGTAACTCTGCGCGTCCGTGCTGAGGGCACAGGTATCCTCAGCTACCAGTGGTTCTCTGAAGATGAAAACGAG GTGCCTGGTGCTACTCAAGCAGACCTGACAATCCGAGCTCAAAAAAGCCAACTCTACGTGTGCCGAGTGAATGACCagttttttaactgtgtgttcaGTGAGTGGGTGAAAGTGAAGGTGTTGGACATAGATAAATCAG GCTTGCCGGTACACTGGCAGGGTGAGCCACACATTGCTATCAACCCTAAACCACAGACGGTTCGACAAGGCACAAAACTCGCTCTCCGCTGCGCTGCCTTTGGCATTCCTGCTCCACACTACCAGTGGTACAGAAATGGGCAGCCACTGCTCAACCAGACTAGTGACACACTGCAG ATTGACTGTGCAACAGCCGAACACGGAGGATCGTACCTGTGTTCGGTATCTAACGTGCTAGCGGAGAGGTGGAGCGAGCCCGTCGACGTTGACGTCG TGCAAAATGATCAGCTTCCTCTTGCCGCTCCAACAG CCACTGATAAAGTTGCCCTACTCATTGGCAACCTGAATTACTCCAACCATCCGGGCTTGATGGCCCCTGTTATGGATGTACACAAGCTGGCCAACCTCCTGCAGCATCTTCACTTCAGGGTGGTCTCCTTGCTGGATCTCACCAGGGAGGAGATGCTGGCTGCTATTGAAAAGTTTGTCCAGCTCCTTGACAAAGGAGTTTACG GCCTTTTCTACTATGCGGGTCATGGATATGAGCACGCCGGGAGGAATTACCTGGTGCCGGTGGAAGCTCCGCAACCGTACCGAACtgaaaactgtgtctgtgtgcagagaATCATGCTCAGTATGCAGGAGAAGCAGACTGCGTTGAGTGTAATCCTCCTCGATACATGTAGAAAATG GTACAACCAGAGCTGCATACCCTCAGCCATCATGCCACTAGGACCCAGTGGGAACACGGTTTATGGTTATGCCAC ATGCGAAGATGCTGAAGCCTTTGAGGTCCAGGATGGAGGGAAAAGTACTGGAATCTTCACGAAGTACTTGAACATGCACATCCTAGAGTCTGAGAAGGTCACGCACGTCTTAGAGAAGGTGTCTGAGG ATCTGGGCAGAGACCCTCTTGTCACAGGCAAGCAGGCTGTGGAGATTAAACACACCCTGAAGGAACCCCGATCCCTTGCAGATAAAGTTCGGACCACTGGCCACACAAAGGAACTACATCTACGAGATGTCTGCTGGAGACAAGCGAATG ATCTACCACGGAAGAAGCGTCTGATGTTTCTTTGTGGCGTCGAAGTGGAACTCAGCTTCTCAGCTTTGTTCTCGAACGTCTTGGTAGCGTTTGCCACAGTAAAGACTACGGGCCCCCATACACAGGACTGCACTGTCATTCTAAGCAGTCTGCcg GCACTGGAAGACATATTTTCAAGGCCTGACAGGTCAGAGGAAATGGACTCTCTACATTTACAGAACGTGGATAACCCAGACTGTATTCTAAGACTGTGTTCTCTTCAGAAACTAAAG GAATCGCTTGTCATCAAAGTGGATCTACACTATACCCATACCGACAGTAAGCTGCGTCTGACTGAAAGCCAGCAGGTGGACATAGGAACGCCTCTGGTGGCCTCCTGTAAACTGTACAGGAGGAATCGTGCAgtaaaagacaagaaagaagaaggtgCTTGTGCTCAAAGTATGGGCAAAATCTCTCGCAGCAAACCCCTGCTCCAACAGGCCGTGGCTGGTCCATGTCGCCCTTTCACCAGGAAGGCAGTGTGTGCTGCTAAAACTGCAACTACACGGAGCAATGAACCTGAAGAGAACGACGAGACTGAACTACAAGACTTTGCTCTTTGGCATTAG